DNA from Rosa rugosa chromosome 6, drRosRugo1.1, whole genome shotgun sequence:
acttaacggtccagaTTGGatggaatagtagaaattggacacggatgatgaaatttgagagtacagggagtaacatgattaaattgaaactaaagggactaacatgatgacgacccctaacctcaggggggtaaactgaaattagtccattattaattaaatAGATATGGAAAAGCTTTTTTCAAAATAAGTGGGGAGTTATTGCAAATAGTGGGAAGTTTTGTCTTAGATGAAATGCACATAGTGGGTAAGTAGGAAGTTATCTGCAGATAAGTAAATtattgttttcttatttttttcaattttgattttgttatttacCTTCTTATCCCTTAGTTATTAAATATAATTTCAAATTAATATATGATGTAAGGATCCATATGTAATTTCATATgcattttggctaacaaagtctcttctcttaataatagtatagatgctTATGTCTTCTGTGGCATGATAAAGTACTAACTCTTTTTTACTCTATAGTTTGATCCAAGTCATCCAAGTTTTACTAAAGTAATTGTTATATTGTAGCTATTTTAATCCATTGAAAATTCTATTGTGCATCCATTAATATATCAATACATCAAGTATAATTAGTTTGATATGAAATTAGAGTAATTTCAAACTAATATAGTAATATATAGAGTCTGTCTATCTCTGAATTGAACTAGTCTACTTGATGCACCATAAGCGAATCCTTATTTTAGTCTAATCACTATTTAATTTCTGTCAACTTGTTCAAGGGATCAAGCACGTGAATGACAAGTGAAGGTTGTGGTTTTACTTCTTTAATTGAGCTTCGTCTTTAGCTCACATAAATCCTTGTAAACAGGTAGAGAAATCATAGTTTTAGGGCTGGAATAGATACGAACGTGTACAAAAGAAAGACCAGTGAGGTCAATGAAAACAACTTACCTACATTAAACCGGTCTATAAGAGCACACAGTCCAACCGCTCAAGCTAATCAAGCTGCCAGTCTGCCAGAACCAAAAGAGCCCCTAACAAACACAGTCAGGTCCTGTAAGTTCAAATGGAGCAACTTAGGAATGGTAAGAGGGCTAGATTGATATTCTTCCCACTGCCCTTTCAAGGCCATATAAATCCCATGCTTGAGCTCGCCAATATTCTACACTCGAAAGGCTTCTCCATAACCATAATCCACACCAGCTTTAACTCTCTCAACCCTTCGAGCCATCCGTACTTCACCTTCCACTCGATCCATGAGGGCTTCTCTAAAAGCGGAACCTCAAAGGATACTCTCCTTGTCATTTCTAGTCTAAATGCAAAGTGTCATGAACCTTTCAGGGGATGTTTGACTCGGTTGTTGTCTGATGTTTCGAAGGAGCCTGTTGCTTGCTTAATCACCGACTCCGTCTATGACTTCACTCAATCTGTTGCGGAGAGCCTAAAGTTACCAAGGATTCTGTTAAGGGCTTGGAGTGCCTCTTCGTTTGCTATTTATGCTGCATTTCCGCTTCTTCGAGAAAAAGGTTACCTCCCAAAACAAGGTGAGTTTTACTTAGGAATTAGAATTTACAGTCAGCTATATTTCTCTTATATAGCAGGCAAACACAATCTGCACATATTTGCACTTGTTATTATCTATATATAGCTCGAGCTCCTCTATCCACTACTTGCCACACAATTTGACAAGTAATTTTCCCTCTCCATCTTGGCATTAGATTCTCGACTAGAAGAGGAAGTGACAGAGCTTTCACCTTTCAAGGTTAAAGACCTTCCACTTATCAACAGTGATGGTCCAGAGAGATATTTTAAAATTATAGCCGACTTGGAAGATCAAACCAAGGCCTCATGTGGATTGATTCTTAATACTTTTGAAGACCTTGATGAACATGCACTGGCCACAATTCGCCAGAATTATTCTATTCCAGTTTTCTCACTAGGACCATTTCACAAATGCTACCCCAACTCTTCTTCAACCTCAAGTAGCTTATTAGCACAAGACCAGAGTTGCATTTCATGGTTAAACACACAAGCACCAAAATCTGTTATTTATGTTAGCTTTGGGAGTGTAGCAGCAATAAACGAAGCTCAGTTTTTGGAGATAGCCTGGGGCCTGGCCAACAGCAAGCAGCCCTTCTTGTGGGTGGTTCGACCCGGATTAGTCCCCGGGTCAGATTGGCTTGAAGCACTACCTAGTGGGTTTCTTGAGACCTTGAATGGAAAGGGGCACATTGTTAAATGGGCATCTCAAAAAGAGGTGCTTTCCCATCAAGCGGTTGGTGTGTTTTGGACTCATAATGGCTGGAATTCTACATTGGAGAGTATTTGCGAGGGGATCCCTATGATTTGTATGCCATGTTCTGCTGATCAAATGATGAATGCAAGATATGTAAGCGATGTTTGGAAAGTTGGGTTGCACTTAGAAGATGGAGTTGAGAGGTGCAACATTGAAAAAACCATTAGAAAACTAATGGTGGAGAAAGAAGGGGAAGAGATCAAAGACAGAGTGGTAAAGCTAATGCAGAAGGCAAATTTTTGCCTCAAACCAGGTGGCTCCTCATATCAATCCTTAGATGCCTTAATCAAACACATTTTATCATTCAACTAGTATGTTTATCCAGATTCAGAATCGATATTGATTTAAGTTTGCATGTAGGACATGTCTTACAGAATAATCTAGTCGTCTCATTAACAATGAGCTGGAAACAAAGTTCCATCTCTTTCTAGTCTTCTTATTTTATAAGTTGTTAGACCTGTAAACCCCTTGGGCCTAGCAAAAGATACCTCCTGCTACTTGCAATAACTTTTGTTTAAtgttatcatgtgtggtgattTCTTGTGTTATGAACACAATCACTTTGTCTCCTATCAAAAAGTTGTTGGGTAGAGTGGAGTGCCTAACAAGGTTTGGTTTTTGACTTACTTATCTTGCTTGGTACGTAGTACGGAGATTTAATGATTTATCATGAAGATTTGGTACTATTAACTGACGCTTAAAGAACTAGGAGTAAATGCATAGTTCTCATTAGTATCTCTGTATTGGTTCAACAAAACCTACATGATTGTGTTATGTAAGCGATGTTTGGAAGGTCGGCTTGTAGTTAGAGCATGTGACTTGATAGAGGTGAAACCGAAAGAACTATTAGAAGACTAATGGTGAAAAAACAAGGTGAAGAGATCAGTGACGTAGTCGgaagtaaccctaggtttacaagtaataaacctaaaacaagaaTTCTGAAGTCCACAAGAGATCGATAgatgagaaaactctcaatttgattgataatatgataaaagatggGTTCTGCAACCTTTTAAGATTGCTTATATATTAGAAAAGAAAcatagggcgactaacaatgaaaccctaaagcccacaggttaaaacaaaacaaatccaaatcgaTCCAGAAAATCATAAATGCTGAAtaatagtaaattgcagttttgaggccggAAATGATCCCAAAAGCCCACACATCTTGGCAAAGAGACAAGTTTTGTTCCTAGCGTCGTTCCCTTTTTGAAAATGTATAGTAATAACAATTCTGACACTGAACGCTAAATTTGCAGCAAATCGGGttttgttgaaggatatcgacataatgtgtgcctctacaaactagggtttagagttgtaataggaatgtgttttaggtattcaattgtaatcggattctattaccttttgggtaccttgtaactccatatttaaagggctcctattatcaatgataacacacaattctattctcctacaacacgttatcagcacgagttctaaccctagcacaaaaaaaaaaaaaaaaacctaaaatttCTGCAGCCCCTAACCCGAGCCAAAAACTACTTTCCTGCTGCAGCCCTCCCTGCCGCAAGCCACTGCAGCCTTCTGCTGCCCTTGCCGCTCACCAGCCCACCGGCCTACTTGCAAGCCCGCGTTGCCCAGCTCACCTGCAGCCCAGCCGCTCCTAGCCTAGCCCGATCGATCACCATCCTGCAGCCAACCTCCGCGCCTTGTAGCACAGCTCCGCAACACCTGCTGCCTCCTGCCCCGCCTCCGCTGCAGCCCGCGCTGCACACCAGCCCGCAGCGACCAACTCCGCCCTGCCCAGCCACAGCTGCTGCATCCTTCCTGCCGCGCGCCTTCCTGCAGCCCCCCCCCCTTGCTTGCACACCCGCGCAGCACCGAACGAAGAAGACCAGAGAAATAAAAGATAGGAAGAccgaaggaaaagaaaaaaaagaaaaagaaaaaaagaaaagggctgggcccgaaaaaaaaaaaaaaaaaaaagaaaaaaaagggaagggAGAAGGGCTGGGCccggaaagaaaaaaaggaggaagaaaaagaaaaaaggaggaagggagaagggcagcccaccaACTGCCCAAATTACAGCAAATCTAATttagctacacgcctgcatcaataCGCGCGTGTATAAAGAATCGTGAAGCAAAACTTCAAATTATCAAGTAAGTTTTTACGATTAAAGTTCttgctttcttgtatttaaattccttttattttctgcaaatattggaatatatgttgccaaatgattttgagtatttaataaagcggaattgtggggattcacgcttaacgaactaagagtgttcgtatgaactaagagtgttcgtatgaactaagagtgttcataattaaacgaactaaggTGGTGTTTGTTACGCGGGATTGGACTGGATTGGACATTCTTATCTAGTCCAATCCCAGTTATCCCATGTTTGGCAGCAAGGGGACTCTTTTTAATGAGACTCCACAGTCCCAAAAACCACCCCGACACCgtctaccacaaacccaccaaaAATCATGGGATTGTGGAAGCCCCACTCACTCGATCTACTCTTCGTCTCTTCCCTTCCGTTCGTCATTCTCTCATCATTCTCAACCTGCAATTCAACCTCAACCCACAAAAGCTGCCA
Protein-coding regions in this window:
- the LOC133718797 gene encoding UDP-glycosyltransferase 76B1-like; amino-acid sequence: MEQLRNGKRARLIFFPLPFQGHINPMLELANILHSKGFSITIIHTSFNSLNPSSHPYFTFHSIHEGFSKSGTSKDTLLVISSLNAKCHEPFRGCLTRLLSDVSKEPVACLITDSVYDFTQSVAESLKLPRILLRAWSASSFAIYAAFPLLREKGYLPKQDSRLEEEVTELSPFKVKDLPLINSDGPERYFKIIADLEDQTKASCGLILNTFEDLDEHALATIRQNYSIPVFSLGPFHKCYPNSSSTSSSLLAQDQSCISWLNTQAPKSVIYVSFGSVAAINEAQFLEIAWGLANSKQPFLWVVRPGLVPGSDWLEALPSGFLETLNGKGHIVKWASQKEVLSHQAVGVFWTHNGWNSTLESICEGIPMICMPCSADQMMNARYVSDVWKVGLHLEDGVERCNIEKTIRKLMVEKEGEEIKDRVVKLMQKANFCLKPGGSSYQSLDALIKHILSFN